From the Ferrigenium kumadai genome, one window contains:
- a CDS encoding pyrimidine/purine nucleoside phosphorylase, which translates to MSDKFDNVSVGKKANVFFDGKCVSHSVFFPDGSRKTVGVILPGSQLTFNVGAPELMEITSGTCDVKIAGEAAFKTYTAGTSFKVAENGSFDIHAKDEVNYVCSFG; encoded by the coding sequence ATGTCGGACAAATTCGATAACGTCAGCGTGGGCAAAAAGGCCAACGTATTCTTCGACGGCAAGTGCGTGTCGCACTCGGTGTTCTTCCCGGACGGCTCGCGCAAGACCGTGGGCGTCATCCTGCCGGGCAGCCAACTTACCTTCAACGTCGGCGCGCCAGAACTGATGGAAATCACCAGCGGCACCTGCGACGTGAAGATCGCAGGTGAAGCAGCGTTCAAGACCTACACCGCGGGCACCAGCTTCAAGGTTGCGGAGAACGGTAGTTTCGACATCCATGCAAAGGATGAGGTGAACTACGTTTGCAGTTTTGGTTGA
- a CDS encoding YajQ family cyclic di-GMP-binding protein: protein MPSFDIVSEVEKTEVKNAVEQTNKEVSTRFDFKGSDARVEQAELVLTVHADNEFQLDQVQDILNGKLTKRGVDIKCLEISDKVEKVSGNKVKRSCTVKVGVEIELAKKIVKLIKDSKMKVQASIQGDTVRVTGKNRDDLQAAIAFIKKSITDFPLQYQNFRD from the coding sequence ATGCCATCTTTCGACATCGTTTCCGAAGTAGAAAAGACAGAAGTCAAGAACGCGGTCGAGCAGACCAACAAGGAAGTCAGCACGCGCTTCGACTTCAAGGGTAGCGACGCTCGCGTCGAACAGGCCGAACTGGTGCTGACCGTCCATGCCGACAATGAATTCCAGCTCGACCAGGTGCAGGACATCCTGAACGGCAAGCTGACCAAGCGCGGCGTGGACATCAAGTGCCTGGAGATCAGCGACAAGGTCGAGAAGGTCAGCGGCAACAAGGTCAAGCGCAGCTGCACCGTGAAGGTGGGCGTGGAGATCGAGCTAGCGAAGAAGATCGTCAAGCTCATCAAGGACAGCAAGATGAAAGTGCAGGCCAGCATCCAGGGCGACACAGTGCGCGTAACCGGCAAGAACCGAGACGACCTGCAGGCCGCAATCGCCTTCATCAAGAAATCCATCACCGACTTCCCGCTGCAGTACCAGAACTTCCGCGACTAA
- a CDS encoding phosphatase PAP2 family protein has protein sequence MFENVAASLRRVTIPAAVLLCSLNCTAHAADATPSYPMMVLDDVKHVVTAPARWEKDDWQDFGLATLAVVGTAAIVDRPLRREMLRRRGNNRFMRDVERFGAEYSLGVLGGFYVAGALMENDKALNVAQDGLAASIIASGIVTPVLKFATGRSRPNQNQGYTNFRPFSGAASFPSGHTTQAFAVASVVAAHYDETWVKCTSYSIAGLAGLARTYHDAHFASDVLAGALIGTLVGQSVVAHNQTLRSGKLVLLPEIAPGMVGVRVAGNF, from the coding sequence ATGTTTGAGAACGTTGCTGCAAGTCTTCGCCGCGTTACCATTCCCGCCGCTGTCCTCCTCTGCAGCCTGAACTGCACGGCGCACGCCGCCGACGCGACACCCTCCTATCCCATGATGGTGCTCGACGACGTCAAGCATGTCGTCACCGCCCCGGCGCGCTGGGAGAAAGACGACTGGCAGGACTTCGGCCTCGCCACCCTCGCCGTGGTCGGTACTGCCGCCATCGTCGATCGCCCGCTACGCAGGGAGATGCTCCGCCGTCGTGGCAACAACCGCTTCATGCGCGACGTAGAGCGCTTTGGTGCGGAATATTCGCTGGGCGTGCTGGGCGGCTTCTACGTCGCGGGCGCGTTGATGGAAAACGACAAGGCCCTCAATGTCGCACAGGACGGTCTCGCCGCCAGCATCATCGCCAGCGGCATCGTCACCCCTGTGCTGAAATTCGCCACAGGCCGCAGCCGCCCCAACCAGAACCAGGGTTACACCAACTTCCGCCCGTTCAGCGGCGCTGCATCCTTCCCGTCTGGGCATACCACACAGGCCTTCGCCGTGGCCTCTGTCGTCGCTGCCCACTATGACGAAACCTGGGTCAAGTGCACTTCGTACTCCATCGCCGGGCTGGCCGGTCTGGCCCGCACTTACCACGACGCCCACTTCGCCTCGGACGTGCTGGCCGGCGCGCTGATCGGCACACTGGTCGGCCAGAGCGTCGTCGCCCACAACCAGACCCTGCGTTCGGGCAAGCTGGTGCTGCTGCCCGAGATTGCGCCGGGCATGGTTGGCGTGCGCGTAGCCGGCAACTTCTAA
- a CDS encoding DJ-1 family glyoxalase III: MKTALILFADGSEELEAVTVINLLRRGGVTVVFAGLHEGPLRGSRGTVLVPDTTLDDVLDHDYDMVVLPGGQPGTNNLKTDARVLKLVRRMHEADKYVTAICAAPSVLATAGLLDGKHATSFPGSLDPFPKVLREPLAVVEDGKLITSRGPGTAMDFALTLVERLVGHAKRMEVEDGLVR, from the coding sequence ATGAAAACCGCACTGATACTTTTTGCCGACGGCAGCGAAGAGCTCGAAGCCGTCACCGTCATCAACCTGCTGCGCCGCGGCGGCGTGACTGTCGTCTTCGCGGGATTGCACGAAGGCCCGCTGCGCGGCAGCCGCGGCACGGTGCTGGTGCCCGACACCACGCTGGACGATGTGCTGGACCATGACTACGACATGGTCGTGCTGCCCGGCGGCCAGCCCGGAACCAACAACCTCAAGACCGACGCGCGCGTGCTCAAGCTGGTGCGCCGAATGCACGAGGCGGACAAATACGTCACCGCGATCTGCGCCGCCCCCTCGGTACTCGCCACCGCCGGCCTGCTCGACGGCAAGCACGCCACCAGCTTCCCCGGCTCGCTCGATCCCTTCCCGAAAGTCCTGCGCGAGCCGCTGGCCGTAGTGGAAGACGGCAAGCTCATCACCTCGCGCGGGCCGGGCACGGCGATGGATTTCGCCCTGACATTGGTAGAGCGGCTCGTTGGTCACGCCAAGCGGATGGAAGTCGAGGACGGATTGGTGCGATAA
- a CDS encoding class I SAM-dependent methyltransferase, whose protein sequence is MFTKLPPAVTALLLQFAAFALAVLSLRVAGQQVSALTFALLCGAYAAAFSYFAGLASWWLTIQFAFVPALVLMLAFDIPSGFFLAAFLVLLAVYWSTFRTQVPLYLSSNKVWQALEDLLPQQKPGADLRFVDLGSGLGGVLTHLASVRPDGQYTGVESAPLPFLWSWLRIRLGGHSNCKVHWGSIWDDKLGACDLSQYDVVFAYLSPVPMERLWHKARAEMRPGSVFVSSTFAVPEQSPHETVQVDDLHRSTLLVWRM, encoded by the coding sequence TTGTTCACAAAACTCCCGCCCGCCGTCACCGCCCTGTTGCTGCAATTCGCCGCCTTCGCGCTCGCCGTCTTGAGCTTGCGCGTTGCGGGCCAGCAAGTCTCGGCACTGACCTTCGCCCTGCTGTGCGGCGCCTATGCCGCAGCCTTCAGTTACTTCGCCGGGCTGGCGAGCTGGTGGCTGACGATCCAGTTCGCCTTCGTCCCCGCGCTGGTGCTGATGCTCGCGTTCGACATCCCGTCCGGCTTCTTTCTCGCGGCCTTCCTCGTCCTGCTGGCGGTGTACTGGAGCACATTCCGTACCCAGGTACCGCTGTACCTTTCGAGCAACAAGGTGTGGCAGGCGCTGGAGGATTTACTGCCGCAGCAGAAACCCGGTGCAGACTTACGTTTCGTCGACCTCGGCTCCGGCCTCGGAGGCGTGCTAACCCACCTCGCAAGCGTCCGTCCGGACGGCCAATACACCGGCGTGGAATCCGCCCCCCTGCCCTTCCTGTGGAGCTGGCTGCGCATCAGGCTCGGCGGCCATAGCAACTGCAAAGTGCATTGGGGCAGTATCTGGGATGACAAGCTGGGGGCCTGCGACCTGTCGCAATACGATGTGGTGTTCGCCTATCTCTCCCCCGTGCCGATGGAACGCCTGTGGCACAAGGCCCGCGCCGAAATGCGCCCCGGCAGCGTGTTCGTCAGCAGCACCTTCGCCGTGCCGGAACAATCGCCGCACGAGACCGTGCAGGTGGACGACCTGCACCGGTCCACACTGCTGGTGTGGCGCATGTAA
- a CDS encoding YkgJ family cysteine cluster protein produces the protein MLSEDERKATLDAIERVRQSAVNHLSSNRGASFAVDFVANLHRSVDKITQQAGDHGQKTECKAGCACCCSVRVEASEPEIFRIAREVRKRPPAQVAALIERLQGFVAAAAADDAPSRRDCTFLEEQLCSIYEVRPAVCRRAHSLSSERCQSFAPEIPQNLGMLLGVNALMHGTSKAYREIGLRSSSHELNSAVLLALTDETTEARWHEGESVFPKD, from the coding sequence ATGCTGAGCGAAGATGAACGGAAAGCCACGCTGGACGCCATCGAGAGAGTCCGTCAGAGCGCGGTCAACCACCTCAGCTCTAACCGGGGTGCGTCGTTCGCAGTCGACTTTGTCGCGAACCTTCACCGCTCCGTGGACAAGATCACACAGCAGGCGGGAGATCATGGCCAAAAGACGGAATGCAAAGCCGGTTGCGCGTGCTGTTGCAGCGTCCGCGTCGAGGCGAGCGAACCCGAGATCTTCCGCATCGCACGCGAGGTGAGGAAGCGCCCGCCCGCGCAAGTCGCTGCCCTGATCGAACGCCTGCAAGGCTTTGTGGCCGCAGCCGCTGCCGACGACGCCCCCTCACGCCGTGACTGCACTTTCCTCGAGGAGCAGCTCTGCTCGATCTACGAGGTCCGCCCTGCCGTATGCAGGAGGGCGCACTCCCTTTCCTCGGAACGCTGCCAAAGCTTCGCCCCCGAGATCCCGCAAAATCTGGGGATGCTCCTGGGTGTCAATGCCCTCATGCATGGAACATCCAAGGCATACCGCGAGATCGGGCTTCGTTCATCGTCTCATGAACTGAACAGTGCCGTCCTGCTGGCGCTGACCGACGAGACCACCGAGGCAAGATGGCACGAGGGCGAATCCGTATTCCCCAAAGACTGA